A stretch of DNA from Lotus japonicus ecotype B-129 chromosome 4, LjGifu_v1.2:
CAACACATTGTAATTGTAAATTTGTAATGACCAATAAATAATCATCATACGTCTCCACGATAATACCTATTTGAGAACAAGAGATCCATATCTtgttcttccacaatttccTCTACAGCGTCAAGAGTGCTTCCCACCTACATGAAAGAAGAACTTGAAATGACAGACTAATAAGGATACGGAAGAATGCTAGTGTGCTTGCATGTCTTACACAGAGTATGACTGCAAGAGTATCATGTCCATATTATATGTACTCATCATTTCTACCCTACTTCTAGTGGTTCCTTTGTAGTTTGTATAAATTAAAGGGAAAAAGAATCTCTAAAGTGAGTTTGTCTTTAAAGTAACAATGTCAGAGAGTACCTACCTTCAAAATTTAGCGGGGTGAGATCACAATGCACTGTTTAGTTTATATTGAACCAAAGTTGGATACAGCTTTACGTGCTAAATTTAGGAACAAACTCCCTTTAGAGAAGCCTTATTCAAATCAAAGTATGGTATAGAACTTTTAAAGTGTTCCCCTTTGATTTCCATTAATCTTAATCACAAcccattcagaacttaatatCACATGGCCCAATTATCATAACTACATTATCCTAGATTCAAGTTTCCAAGGACCAAATATCACatggaagcagaagcaccaCCACTTTAAAAATCAAATTCGCCTATAACTAAAGCATTCTACATTTCTACAACAGTAACATGAACTGTGATGCGGGGTAGCAAGATTTTCCCTGTAAATGATAAGATAATAAAGATTCATGGAATGGATTTGTTACTCATGCTTTAGAAGAAGTTCTTGGAAAGATCAAAAAAAGAATCTCTTCTTCCACTGATTCTTCCCGTAATTCTTCTGAACCtaatcttttcaaaaaaaaaaacgtgaacGTTGTGTTTACAGGGTGTACCCTCCCGTCAAGAATTAGAATATACTCTTATCGCATGCCTTTCTTCATTCATGGACCATGGTTCAATAGTCTGGTGTCCTAGGCATAAAGGAACCACACCAAGTCATCAATCCATCCCAAACTTGGTGGCTAAATTGTACTGCGGTGACGAAAGATTTCAATTGGCACACGCAATAACTTGGACAAATCTCCAGctttttgtgcaattttggatCATTCTTAAACAGGCAAGTGGTCAAAGCCCTGGGCAGGGCTCCTCCCGCTGCTAGGGAGCTTATGGTTTCGTGTTCTATTTCACTCCCTGATGGGGATTCATTTTgcaataaaattacaaaatgcTCTCCCTTTTAACCAAAAATGCTATGGATGAGCTGCAGGCCCAACTTAATTCCAGTATAAAAATGTTGAGCAACCAAATACaaaattctttattttattttttcaatgtcAGAATGAAACAACAGAGACAATAGTTAAGATGTACCTGTGTGTGAAGACAGATTTTCTCAAACTCATCCTGCAAAAAACTGACAGAGCATTAAgaatttataaatttatcatAATAAATTCTTAGGTCCAAAAATGCTCTTAATGTGCACACAAATACAGTTACAGGAAACAAGCAACTAAATTAGTGTTTGTGCGTGTTTGAGAAAGAGACTGAAGATTAAGAAAGAACAAAATTGCAGTAACAAGAAATCAAGAGCCCGACCATTGctaagtattcaggatagtttccagtcttaattttagttttagttAGACAGAAGACAACCACCAAAAcagtttttctttcaaaaaaccTTCCTCTATATCAAATGTCCACCAAAACAGGCCCCAAAGTTCCTAAGCAAATAAACTGAATTAGGGGAAGATAATCTTATGAACTTCAATTGCATGTATTCAATATATGCTAATTGCtaacaaacaaacacatagaCACAAAGTTAGTTTACTGGCTCATAAACCATAGCAGGCAGAAGCCAGTACTAAGCATCTGAGATAGTGAAGTATCAGAATCAGGCTTTTAGCTTAAGAAATGGGTATAactgaaaggaaaaaaagatcAAAGTGATAGATAACATCCTTAATTTTTGTATGAGGCATCCCATTaagtatatatattatagatgGAATGAAGACTATATCTGACATTGCTTACATAAGAAGTTACGACAAACATACCTCAATGTTTTCATGCATAGAAGTAATGACCTGAAAGGTTTGGGACATGAGAAGAAAATTAGATAACTAATAAAGCTTAGCCTTTGAAATATAGAAGAAAGGAATTTACATGCATTCAGCAGAGATAAAAGGCATTATACAACATATTGTATATATAGCTTCATTTGGTAGTAATATTTGCAAATTCCTTTTGTAATTAGGACAGTAGTCCTTGCTGTAAATATGTGTATCAATCCTGATAATAAGGGGATTTGATTGTGTAAAATTGTATTGTATAAAAATTCGTGTGGGCTGTGAGAGGATTCTCTCTGACTCACTTCACAAATCATTCTCAAGATGGTACTACAGcctttatttctcaaaataagttgaatttcAGCTCAAGGTGGTTATACGTTCAACACATTAAGCCCAAATGGCTTTTTCATGAGGGAGGGTATTAGCCTATTGGGTATAAAACCTTTCATATAATCATATGCCTTCACCTAACCATAATTTGTGGATAGTTGATTCATGGTTTCCGTGAtatattaaaacttaaaagagtTGTTTGATACCAAAATATGTATTCAACAGTTTAAATTTTGTATCTAAAAGTGGTTGCTAGTAATAACAGTTATGCTTTGTTCATTTTACTTAACTCACATGTAAAGAGTAGTTTGGTTTTTTAACATGACATCCTGTTGAAAATCAGTCaatagtcaattccttctttgAACTTATTTAGCATAGAGGAGTTGCAGAAAATAATGTTGTCTTACCTAGTGTAAATATCATATTTTAGGACAAACATCATATTTAATTCTCTTGTAAATACGGCTGTAACATCAAATAATTCATAGGACAAATTTTAGTCTTTTTTATCTTGATTATCATCAATTAGGATTCAAGTACAATGGGTCTATAAATTACTGTCTGTAATTACTACCAAATCagtgaataaaattatttttcttccttcttttaaGATGGTATAAGAGTCTTAGATCTGATATTCCACCTTCATGTCCAATGTGTCTATAAATTCCACCTTGCACGTGTTGAGATCATACACCGACTAGATATATGGGCAAAGTAGAGCTTATAAAGGTTTGCGCAATCCTCAACTCATGAACTAGCTTTTATGAGCTAGTTTCTAGGGTTGAGTTAGGCCGAACCCAGATTATAAGATGGTGTAAAAACTTCGGTAAGTAAGTGGTGTGGAGTACAATCCTTTTCCCCCATTATTCTACAGAAAAAATTTCAACATAAGGTAGGTGGTCTCTACGTTGCgaacgcttcaagcccaatggACTATTGCGTGAGTGGACACGTTAGAATTCTAATATAAAACTATCCATGTGTCTTCAGTTCACTCTTCACCCAACAACTCAAACTTTTGGGATAGTCCGTTCAAGACAACGAATAAATAATTCCTAACAGCTAGGTGGCAGTGGCACCATAATTTTCCTAGATTAACATTGACACAAATTACCAATAAAAATTCCATCTGAGTATCTCAATATAAAAACCATTGAGATCCAAGGGATTTAAGCCCTGATTTTAAAACACATAATTGCTTTAGAAAACAAGATGTGAAATATGACGACCAAGGTCAAACTCATTGTcattaaattttttctttttggctaAAACTCAACGTAACATTCAGAATTAAATTTCTAATGTGAAAGAATTAATATCAAGAGATCATACCTGAAGAAATAGGCGATGGAGCAATTCTTTTTCATTGCTGGTAAAACTTGAAAATGCTTTACAAAATTCCTTCAGaaatcaaaagtcaaaacagAAACGTTCATCAATATATAGCCATTTTGAAGGTTGAATCAAAATGAGAATGTGTTTATTTGTTAAATGCAGAATATTAACATAATAACAGAATTGTAGACTTGTAGTTGAGCAGTAAAGTTCAAAGATAATGCTGTGTGCTGTCTCAAAGTGGGTGAAACCGTGAAAGATAACAAAATCGCTACTTCGTGTAAAGCTGTTATCACAGGGTAAATATGTCATAGCTATCTTTTAGTAAGAAGGCATCAGATATGAACTAGTAACATAAATCTGGGTGATATTTTCTACAATTACAAAGTACAAGGGGGTCAAAAGCCAACAAGAAAGTTGGTTCATTGTTGCAGAAATGACAATGTTACAATGACGGAGTGGCCACACAAGACAAGATTAGGAATGTAAGTGTAAGAGAGAAAGTTTGGTAACACCAATTGTGGAAAACATAGTGGAATCTTGCTTTAGGTGGTTTGGGTATGTGAAGAAAAGACCTTAAGAAATACTATTAAGAAGGATAGACCAATAGAGGACAGTCTAATATTTAGAAATTGAAGAAggtcaaaaaaattataagccAAGTGGTCAAATAATTAAGaaggatttgaatttgaatgggTTAGCATCATAAAAGATTCTTAATAGGCCATTATGATATCATCTGATCCATGTAGCTGACTCTACTTGGTGGGAAAAGGCTTTGATTGTCGTTGTTATCGTTAAAGTATGGCAGGAATGATACAAAAAAATTGTGACTAGAGTTACAAGGTTGTCATCTGTAATACATGACTGAGCTGGTATTATTCAAGAAATCCCACATGACGTACTCAAAACTCCATTATCTTCTTATCTTCAATTGTTTCCGTTAGCCTGGCTTTATAATTGGCAATGTCATCTAGTTTATCATGAAAGCAACAAGCCAACAACCTAAAGTCATTAACTTCTCTAAGCCATAACTATGAGACTGTCACATAAGGAAGGTGTGTCACACTAGATATAGTTTCACATGACTGTCATCAAATCTAAAGGGTACCAATGCATGAAAAGTAAACACTAGACAATACCAATGGATCCTGATCCTTCCCACATCCCCCTTTCCCCTTAGGATGAATAGTACCTTCCCTTCTCAGTCAgtgtataataataataataaaagggTAAATGGTTTGAGGATACAAGCATGAAGTACAAATAAGTTGTTGGCATTTCCATTGACAGGTATTAGTTAACAAAGTATGCATTTATTTATTACCTTAAAAACTTAGAGTGGACAGAGACATCCAGTTTCGTAGTTCACCATTATTTATTATTGGCAGAAAAAAACAGATTTAAATGATGTATTTTACGAGAGAATTCCTACATGAACAACAATGTTCATCCATATAAATTGTAGTTTAATAGAATACAAATTCAATTTGCCTTAATATAGGAAAGACGAACCAATGATGTGCATTCGtatgttatttgttaattttcaTACTATTGATcattattcaaaattaatttactCAAACTAAAAACAGTTGCGCAAAGGGAGATAAGAAAAAGCAACTAAGGGTACCTCCTTTGAGCATGAAGTGAGCAAAGAACGGAGAGCAAACTTGAAGGACTTGCTCAAATTGGAAAACCTTGAACCAATTCCAGTTGAAGAAGACGATGATGCATTGCCACCAAGTTCAGGCCTTTTCTCCATTGCTTCTAAATCAATGACCACAAAGATAATCATCAGACACATAACAGGGAAAAAAAATGGAAGGAGAAGCTGAGGCATGCTCATCACATGCAGTTCAAGTGTTTGAAGCAAAGATGTTAGCAACAATTACCGGCAACAAGTTCCTCGCGAATTCTTAAGTCTTTCTTTATTAATGGCTGAATAAACGTTTCTTACCAATGAAATTTTCCACCTAATTGGAAAAAGCAATAATTGAGCATGCTTAATGATACAGAATGGTCATATGAGCTAGGAAATAAGAGATAAATGAGATGGGAATAGGCTCAAATTATAAGCATCTCAAATTGACATGCATTAAGAATAAGATCAACAAAATTAGTAGAATTTGGATGTTGTAACTTAGTACTGGGGGCCTAATGGTATCTACATTAAGCCCAATTATCAGGAATTTCAAAAACATACTAACGAGAGTGAAGAAAAAACAAATcataaaaaaagaataaaaaaaattcaaaccaGAACACACTGTTCTGTTGTATTCTCAGTGAAATCAGAATTCAGAGGCAAGTAAGTACAGCAACTCACTTCAAAGAAGCTCGGTCGAGAGAAATGTCGCCGGAGAAAGCTCGGTCGGAACACTTCGATTGGGGAAGGGAAAGTCTACCGGAACCACGGCGGAGCCACGCGGGACGGTGGTCGCGGATGGGAGCAAGGAGCAGATGGGGGGAGCCACAGTTCGAACGGGtgtgtttttcaaaatgggATGTTACAGTTCATAATTCAGAGAAAAAAAATGCTATTACCCCAAAACGGCGCCGTTTCTTGATATTTTAGCCACCTAAAAAGTTACTATTAGATTTGTTCAATGGTAGGATAATAATTCacgttaaatatgtttttcgtcCTTGAACTTTTGAGCGGgttttggttttcgtccctctcTGGAATACAAAATAATGAAAAAGTAAAAGTGACCGAGATGCATGGGAAAAAACTTTTGTTTCACATCTCCGGAAAGGCCACCTATTTGTTCGCTTACCAGGTTTGGCACGAAATCATAAATAAGCTCTATCGAGGATTGCCAAGCATTGGCTACTGACTTTCCTCCTCGAATTAAGCTTTCGATTTAGTTGGTACACACGCTGAAGGATCAGCTGACACTAGATGGGAAAGGCTTTTCGTACCTCTCCTGACCGAGAGAAAAAGAAGTTCCGGAGGCATGGCGTAACTTCCAAAAAAAGGTCATGTACTTAAGAGAAATAGTcgagaggttgaagaagagaTAGTAGTAACTTTGATCTGAAAAGATTAACAAACAATGTAGTGTTTGATGCATCACCCAGCTACATTTTCTCTTCTCCAACTCTTTGTTCTTGATTTCTTCCCTCACTTTTCAGTTTTGGCCGCTGGAAATGTCTCCCATTGCCCACATTTATTTACTTTatggcttaatagcactttagGTCCCTCACTTTTTCTATCTGTGCAAATagggtccctaaactttaaaaataacaTATTATCTCCCCTACGTTATCTTCCGCCAACACATTTGGTCTCTCCTCactttttccaaaaactaatgtTTTTATCACGTGACTATTTTTAAATGATGTGGAACCCAAATAGGAGAGAGGATCTCAGATGTGGCTTTTTGTAAATTCTACATTACAATtcacaaataaattattaattaggtttaattgcacttttggtcccctaaCTTTGTCCTTTCTGCGAAAATCGttcccaaactttaaaattagcaaaaaccatCCCTGAAATTTACACttggttgcaaaattggttttccgttacACTTCCGTGAGAAACTAACAGAATATTctgttaaaaatgaattaaaaaataaagaaaaaaattgagaaaaaaaaattaaaaaatagtgGAAGCTTTTCAGATCTTCATCTTCCTAGTAAGCAAGAGGGAGTGGAAGATTAGGGTTCATCACAGCTTCTCCTCTCCCCATCTCCTCTGCTGATCTTCTTCTGCCTCTCCTCTCTGTCCCTCAATCccgttcatcttcttcttctcttctcttctccgttcctcttctcctcacccattcctcttctcttctcgcGTTCATCTTCCTCCTACATCTTCTTTATCTTCCAAAACCCAGCAACCCCAAATCGCGAAAAGAACCCAGATCCTTCGCCAATGGCGGTGCCTTTCTTGCGATCGGTTGCAGGTGATGGTGGGGTCGGGGTTTTTCAGAAACTTGATCTTCAGAAACGCGAGAGAGAGAAGCCGACGGcggagatagagagagagggacGACGACGGAGATAGAGAGAGGGACGACGGAGTCGGCTGGAACACGCGGCGGCGTTCGAGGAGGTGGGGCGATGGAGACTCGGTGAGGACGATGCCATGGAGCACTGGGGCGACCCTTGCGGCGACAATGGAGCTAGCTGCGGCGATGGGGAGAGGGAAACGATGAAGACATCAGAACCAAGGTGACCGAGAGACGGTTATGACAGTTGGggtgttttctttcatcttcttctttgattGGTGTGATAGGGAAAATTGGGGGTTTTTAAGATGTGGCTTAATAGCATGGTGGTTTGGGTTCTGTGTGGTGTGTGATGTTGGGGTTTTTGCTCTTCCTTTCATCTTTTCCTTCTGGTTGTGGTGATTGGGGAATGGCTGTGGCGATTGACAGGGAGAAGAGGTGGTGTCTTCAGGTTGGAATTGTTTCAATGGTGAAGTGGGAGGTTCTGTTTTAAGCGTTGAAATGGGAGGTTATGGTTTGGTGTGGTTGAGGAAATGGTTATTTGGAGATGGATTCATGAGGTGAAGAATAGTGGTTAGTCATGGCTATGGAAAGAAGGATCAAATGGTGTTGGtgatggaagatgaagagaagtTTGGTTTGTGTTATTTGGTTCTTGTTGAGGAAGAAGGACATGATGAAAGTTTAACCAAGCTTTGTAAGAGTAAGGAGCAGAAATTACAAAGGGATAAAAAGCCTCTTCAACATGATTGTGCTTGTTCATTTCATACATCTTCATGTAAATTGCATTGAATCTTGTTAAACAGAATTATTTTGATTTAGAGCAtgtggtttcaaaaaaaaaagttgagataatttttatttgtgggattttctgggttttgaatgaagatgatgaattgatgatgaagattgttgaagatgatgaaaactctatgaattttctgggtttttaattttttttacccaGAAAACGTTAGTTTCTCACGGAAGT
This window harbors:
- the LOC130715815 gene encoding uncharacterized protein LOC130715815 → MEKRPELGGNASSSSSTGIGSRFSNLSKSFKFALRSLLTSCSKEEFCKAFSSFTSNEKELLHRLFLQVITSMHENIEDEFEKICLHTQVGSTLDAVEEIVEEQDMDLLFSNRSNIMDVAENLSAAKKNEIQHLMHMVQLGEEQNQLTRDRLQLLREGNQVLAGASQAVEKFRSMNSNYGTNSHDGIRDM